Proteins encoded by one window of Chiroxiphia lanceolata isolate bChiLan1 chromosome 26, bChiLan1.pri, whole genome shotgun sequence:
- the ACBD4 gene encoding LOW QUALITY PROTEIN: acyl-CoA-binding domain-containing protein 4 (The sequence of the model RefSeq protein was modified relative to this genomic sequence to represent the inferred CDS: deleted 1 base in 1 codon): MEEPSCGAQFRAAVQVIQGLPRSGAYRPSYEEMLRFYSYYKQATAGCCQGPRPGFWDPIGRYKWDAWHSLGRMSKEEAMAAYVAEMKKVAQKVIDTVPMDETTQEMFRYFEPLYEVIHDMPRPPEFFFKRKGGEQSGTAGRPHQDVPGSSPAPECPEDALPGEQQAGSTNPGRWLAPATEGLEGSQVTSDSEGDMYCDTLEQGEPKKAGGPQGLTPNGIQAGAEPLEPRGAGQGLWGEGRRPEGSSSTDLEPWAPREIPSPPRGSGIPGTTAELSPELEAHVASAVQPCRRSLRRVRERLSRLETLTWAQGDTAGTDPDPALTPQVTSPWPLTVSPGTLLFLATWPFLTQWLLRRWQGRNR, from the exons ATGGAGGAGCCGAGCTGCGGGGCGCAGTTCCGCGCCGCCGTTCAGGTGATCCAGGGGCTGCCGCGGAGCG GGGCGTACCGGCCCTCCTACGAGGAGATGCTGCGCTTCTACAGCTACTACAAGCAGGCGACGGCGGGGTGCTGCCAGGGCCCGCGGCCCGGCTTCTGGGACCCCATCGGCCGGTACAAGTG gGACGcgtggcacagcctggggaggaTGTCCAAGGAGGAGGCGATGGCCGCGTACGTGGCGGAGATGAAGAAGGTGGCCCAGAAG GTCATCGACACCGTGCCCATGGACGAGACCACGCAGGAGATGTTCCGTTACTTCGAGCCGCTCTACGAGGTGATCCACGACATGCCCCGGCCCCCCGAGTTCTTCTTCAAGAGGAAAGGGGGTGA ACAGTCGGGAACAGCTGGACGGCCCCACCAGGATGTGCCAGGGAGCAGCCCGGCTCCGGAGTGCCCCGAGGATGCCCTGCCCGGGGAGCAGCAGGCGGGCAGCAC GAACCCTGG GAGGTGGCTGGCTCCTGCCACCGAGGGGCTTGAGGGCAGCCAGGTGACCAGTGACTCCGAGGGGGACATGTACTGCGAC ACCTTGGAGCAGGGGGAGCCCAAGAAG GCTGGAGGGCCGCAGGGCCTCACCCCAAATGGCATCCAGGCCGGGGCTGAGCCCCTGGAGCCCCgtggtgctgggcaggggctgtggggcgAAGGCAGAAGACCcgaggggagcagcagcactgacctCGAACCCTGGGCTCCCAGAGAG ATCCCCAGCCCACCGCGGGGGAGCGGGATCCCGGGAACAACCGCCGAGCTCAGCCCGGAGCTGGAGGCCCACGTGGCCAGCGCggtgcagccctgcaggaggagCTTGCGGCGGGTGCGGGAGCGGCTGAGCCGGCTGGAGACGCTCACCTGGGCACAG GGGGACACGGCTGGGACAGACCCCGACCCGGCACTTACTCCGCAA GTGACGTCCCCGTGGCCCCTGACGGTGTCCCCCGGCACGCTGCTCTTCCTCGCCACCTGGCCCTTCCTCACCCAGTGGCTGCTGCGCCGCTGGCAGGGCAGGAACAGGTGA
- the LOC116798827 gene encoding myosin light chain kinase, smooth muscle-like — MSQAGGPEETFEHRDVVINTQDKVSDVYTQLEKLGEGKFGKVYRLREKASGKIRAGKYFRTRTGKERAAARAEVELMNLLQHPRLVQCLAAFQSPTELVMVMEYVAGGELFERIVDDDFEHTEPSSAQYVRQILEGLQFMHGRAIVHLDLKPENVVCVSPGSHCVKIIDFGLARKLAPDTPVKVLHVTPEFMAPEVVAFEPVSFSTDMWSVGVICYILLSGESPFQGDTDMETLSNVTAARWDFEEETFSEISPQAKDFISQLLQKDPRHRLPSAGALLHPWLQHPQPSSPKALSKDRIRQFLARRKWQKTGKALLALNRLTLLSQSLERKASEAQDEEGQGCSPEEEQPSRALPTRGPGSSELLTEQEEEDGGSTAAPGEAESSDSEAVSAPS; from the exons ATGTCCCAGGCAGGAG GACCTGAGGAGACCTTTGAACACCGTGATGTGGTCATCAACACCCAGGACAAGGTCTCGGATGTGTACACgcagctggagaagctgggagA GGGGAAGTTCGGGAAGGTGTACCGGCTGCGGGAAAAAGCCTCCGGCAAAATCCGTGCTGGGAAGTATTTCCGGACACGGACGGGCAAGGAGAGGGCGGCGGCCCGGGCAGAGGTGGAGCTGATGAACCTGCTGCAGCACCCCCGCCTGGTGCAGTGCCTCGCTGCCTTCCAGAGCCCCACGGAGCTCGTCATGGTGATGGAGTA CGTGGCAGGGGGGGAGCTCTTTGAGCGCATTGTGGATGACGACTTTGAGCACacagagcccagcagtgcccagtaCGTGAGGCAGAtcctggaggggctgcagtTCATGCACGGCCGGGCCATCGTCCACCTCGACCTCAAACCCGAGAACGTCGTCTGCGTCAGCCCCGGCAGCCACTGCGTCAAGATCATCGACTTCGGCCTGGCACGGAAACTGG ctccagacACCCCCGTGAAGGTGTTACACGTCACCCCTGAGTTCATGGCCCCAGAAGTGGTGGCCTTTGAGCCCGTGAGCTTCTCCACGGACATGTGGAGTGTTGGTGTCATCTGCTACATCCT GCTGAGTGGGGAGTCCCCCTTCCAGGGGGACACGGACATGGAGACGCTGAGCAACGTCACAGCTGCTCGGTGGGACTTTGAGGAGGAGACCTTCTCCGAGATCTCCCCCCAGGCCAAGGACTTCATcagccagctgctgcagaaggacCCCCG CCACCGGCTCCCCAGTGCAGGGGCTCTGCTGCACCCCTGGctgcagcacccccagcccagcagccccaaGGCGCTGTCCAAGGACAGGATCAGGCAGTTCCTGGCGCGGCGCAAGTGGCAG aaaacagggaaagccCTGCTGGCCCTCAACAGGCTGACCCTACTGtcccagagcctggagaggaAGGCATCAGAGGCTCAGGATGAGGAAG gccagggctgcagcccagAAGAGGAGCAACcctccagggctctgcccacACGGGGTCCTGgttcctcagagctgctgacagagcaagaggaggaggatggtggGAGCACTGCAGCCCCAGGGGAGGCAGAGAGCAGTGACAGTGAGGCTGTGTCAGCCCCCTCCTAG
- the HEXIM1 gene encoding LOW QUALITY PROTEIN: protein HEXIM1 (The sequence of the model RefSeq protein was modified relative to this genomic sequence to represent the inferred CDS: inserted 2 bases in 1 codon): MADAAPAEEAGPEPQCEPEPRSEAQPEPPAQPEPEAQPAEAPAEDGDAGRLPPPXGAEAAAGGAEGRPAAAAGGAARPGLGPRYRAVGRAEEWPGKKKHRRRPSKKKRRWKPYSKLSWEEKQQFDERQSLRASRLRAEMFAKGQPVAPYNTTQFLMEDHDQEEPDLKTGLYPRRAAAKSDDTSEEDFLEEAADEDGGSDGMGGDGSEFLQRDFSETYERYHVESLQNMSKQELVKEYLELEKCLSRMEEENNRLRMESKKAGGEAADPARVQALEREVDRLRAENLRLLREQELPRQEKGPCKPGE, from the exons ATGGCCGACGCGGCGCCCGCTGAGGAAGCGGGGCCGGAGCCCCAGTGCGAACCGGAGCCTCGCTCCGAGGCTCAGCCGGAGCCGCCGGCGCAGCCCGAGCCCGAGGCGCAGCCCGCGGAGGCGCCGGCGGAGGACGGCGATGCGGGGCGGCTGCCGCCCCC cggggcggaggcggcggcgggcggcgccgaggggcggccggcggcggctgcgggcggAGCGGCGCGTCCCGGCCTCGGCCCGCGGTACCGGGCCGTGGGGCGCGCCGAGGAGTGGCCCGGCAAGAAGAAGCACCGTCGGCGGCCGTCGAAGAAGAAGCGGCGCTGGAAGCCGTACTCgaagctgagctgggaggagaagcagcagttcGACGAGCGGCAGAGCCTCCGCGCCTCCCGGCTGCGGGCAGAGATGTTCGCCAAGGGGCAACCCGTGGCCCCCTACAACACCACGCAGTTCCTCATGGAGGACCACGACCAGGAGGAGCCTGACCTGAAGACCGGGCTGTACCCGCGGCGAGCGGCCGCCAAGTCGGACGACACGAGCGAGGAGGATTTCCTGGAGGAGGCGGCGGACGAGGATGGGGGCAGCGACGGGATGGGGGGAGACGGCAGCGAGTTTCTGCAGAGGGACTTCTCGGAGACGTACGAGCGGTACCATGTGGAGAGTCTGCAGAACATGAGCAagcaggagctggtgaaggaGTACCTGGAGCTGGAGAAGTGCCTGTCGCGCATGGAGGAGGAGAACAACCGGCTGAGGATGGAGAGCAAAAAAGCCGGAGGGGAGGCGGCGGACCCGGCGCGGGTGCAGGCGCTGGAGCGGGAGGTGGACAGGCTGCGAGCCGAGAACCTGCGGCTGCTgcgggagcaggagctgccccggCAGGAGAAGGGCCCCTGCAAGCCGGGGGAGTGA